Proteins co-encoded in one Opisthocomus hoazin isolate bOpiHoa1 chromosome 9, bOpiHoa1.hap1, whole genome shotgun sequence genomic window:
- the LOC104338693 gene encoding anterior gradient protein 3-like: MHAFIFLCSLLLCNGMAVAAHKMIQRLPDEEEESPAWIRTPQTLSRGWGDDIEWVQTYEEGLARSKHSKKPLMVIHHLEECPYSQALRRAFASSPEIQQMAQEDFIMLNLVYSSSDDNMAPDGHYVPRILFVDPSMTVRADLTGKYGNRMYTYEPEDISTLIENMRQAKLLLHAEL, from the exons ATGCACGCCTTTATATTCCTGTGTTCTCTCCTTCTCTGCAATGGCATGGCGGTGGCTGCACACAAAATGATCCAGAGGCTCcctgatgaagaggaagaaagccCAGCTTGGATACGGACCCCGCAGACTCTGTCTCGAG GCTGGGGAGATGACATTGAATGGGTGCAGACGTACGAAGAAGGTTTAGCACGATCCAAACACAG CAAGAAGCCACTGATGGTTATTCACCACTTGGAAGAGTGTCCTTACAGCCAAG ctTTAAGGAGAGCATTTGCTTCTAGCCCAGAGATCCAGCAGATGGCTCAGGAGGACTTTATAATGCTCAATCTGGTG TATTCCAGCAGCGATGACAACATGGCGCCCGACGGCCATTACGTCCCTCGGATCCTCTTTGTGG ATCCTTCTATGACAGTTCGAGCCGATCTAACTGGCAAATACGGGAACAGGATGTACACTTACGAACCAGAAGATATTTCGACCT TGATTGAAAACATGAGACaagcaaagctgcttctgcacGCTGAGCTCTGA